A single window of Mycolicibacterium aurum DNA harbors:
- the ctaD gene encoding aa3-type cytochrome oxidase subunit I: MATVETSTLEPVRPFPPRLGPKGNLIYKLITTTDHKLIGVMYCVACFVFFMVGGLMALFIRTELTLPGLQFLSNEQYNQLFTMHGTAMLLFYATPIVFGFANLVLPLQIGAPDVAFPRLNALSFWLFLFGALIALGGFITPGGAADFGWTAYSPLTDAIHSPGVGGDLWIFGLGVGGLGTILGAVNMVTTVVCMRAPGMTMFRMPIFTWNILVTSILVLVIFPILTAALFGLAADRHLGAHVYDPANGGVMLWQHLFWYFGHPEVYVIALPFFGIVSEIFPVFSRKPIFGYTTLIYATLGIAALSVAVWAHHMYATGAVLLPFFSFMTFLIAVPTGIKFFNWIGTMWKGQLTFETPMLFSVGFIATFLLGGLSGVLLASPPLDFHVTDSYFVIAHFHYVLFGTIVFATYAGIYFWFPKMTGRLLDERLGKLHFWLTFIGFHTTFLVQHWLGNAGMPRRYADYLPTDGFTTLNVISTIGAFILGASMLPFVWNVFKSWRYGEVVTVDDPWGYGNSLEWATSCPPPRHNFTELPRIRSERPAFELHYPHMVDRIRAEAHVGRAHGPEDGDVTRLDSENVRS, from the coding sequence GTGGCCACCGTCGAAACATCGACCCTGGAGCCGGTGAGGCCTTTTCCGCCTCGTCTGGGCCCCAAGGGCAATCTGATCTACAAGCTGATCACGACCACCGATCACAAGCTGATCGGCGTCATGTACTGCGTCGCCTGCTTCGTCTTCTTCATGGTGGGCGGCCTGATGGCGCTGTTCATCCGCACCGAGTTGACGTTGCCGGGGCTGCAGTTCCTGTCCAACGAGCAGTACAACCAGCTGTTCACCATGCACGGCACGGCGATGCTGCTGTTCTACGCCACCCCCATCGTGTTCGGCTTCGCCAACCTGGTGCTGCCGCTGCAGATCGGTGCGCCGGACGTGGCATTCCCGCGGCTCAACGCGCTGTCGTTCTGGCTGTTCCTGTTCGGCGCGCTGATCGCGCTCGGCGGCTTCATCACCCCCGGCGGCGCCGCGGACTTCGGCTGGACGGCCTACTCGCCGCTGACCGACGCCATCCACTCACCCGGGGTCGGTGGTGATCTGTGGATCTTCGGTCTCGGCGTGGGCGGTCTGGGCACCATCCTGGGCGCGGTGAACATGGTGACCACGGTGGTCTGCATGCGCGCCCCGGGAATGACGATGTTCCGGATGCCGATCTTCACCTGGAACATCCTGGTGACCTCGATCCTGGTGCTGGTCATCTTCCCGATCCTCACGGCGGCGCTGTTCGGGCTGGCCGCCGACCGACATCTGGGCGCGCACGTCTACGACCCGGCCAACGGCGGTGTGATGCTGTGGCAGCACCTGTTCTGGTACTTCGGTCACCCCGAGGTGTACGTGATCGCGCTGCCGTTCTTCGGCATCGTCAGTGAGATCTTCCCGGTGTTCAGCCGCAAGCCGATCTTCGGCTACACCACGCTGATCTACGCGACGCTGGGCATCGCCGCGCTGTCGGTCGCGGTGTGGGCGCACCACATGTATGCGACAGGGGCGGTGCTGCTCCCGTTCTTCAGCTTCATGACGTTCCTGATCGCCGTCCCGACGGGCATCAAGTTCTTCAACTGGATCGGCACGATGTGGAAGGGCCAGTTGACGTTCGAGACACCCATGCTGTTCTCGGTCGGGTTCATCGCGACGTTCCTGCTCGGTGGCCTGTCCGGTGTGCTGCTGGCCAGCCCGCCGCTGGACTTCCACGTCACCGACAGCTACTTCGTCATCGCGCACTTCCACTACGTGCTGTTCGGCACCATCGTGTTCGCCACCTACGCGGGCATCTACTTCTGGTTCCCGAAGATGACGGGCCGCCTCCTCGACGAGCGGTTGGGCAAGCTGCACTTCTGGCTGACGTTCATCGGCTTCCACACCACCTTCCTGGTGCAGCACTGGCTGGGCAACGCCGGAATGCCCCGGCGCTACGCGGATTATCTCCCGACCGACGGGTTCACCACGCTCAACGTCATCTCCACGATCGGGGCGTTCATCCTCGGAGCGTCGATGTTGCCGTTCGTGTGGAACGTGTTCAAGAGCTGGCGCTACGGCGAGGTCGTGACCGTTGACGATCCGTGGGGGTACGGCAACTCACTGGAGTGGGCCACCAGCTGCCCGCCGCCTCGGCACAACTTCACCGAGCTGCCCCGGATCCGTTCGGAGCGTCCGG
- the hisC gene encoding histidinol-phosphate transaminase — translation MSARLRPELADLPAYTPGKTVPGAIKIASNETVHGPLPSVRAAIEKATDGINRYPDNGYVELKEQLAKHVNFAPENISVGCGSVSLCQQLIQITSTVGDEVLYGWRSFEIYPLQVRTAGATPVQVPLSDHTFDLDAMLAAITERTRLIFVCNPNNPTSTVVDPDALARFVEAVPPHIMVVLDEAYIEYIRDDLVPDSFGLVRAHSNVVVLRTFSKAYGLAGLRIGYAVADPEIITALSKVYVPFTATSVSQAAAVACLDAADELLERTDAVVAERRRVSAALRDAGYDLPPSQANFVWLPLVGRAQQFAADAANSRIIVRPYGEDGVRVTVSAPEENDAFLDFARRWITEQETQR, via the coding sequence GTGTCCGCCCGTCTACGCCCCGAACTCGCCGATCTGCCCGCCTACACGCCGGGCAAGACGGTGCCCGGCGCCATCAAGATCGCCAGCAACGAGACCGTGCACGGACCGCTGCCCAGCGTGCGGGCCGCGATCGAAAAGGCGACCGACGGCATCAACCGCTACCCGGACAACGGCTACGTGGAGCTCAAGGAGCAGTTGGCCAAGCACGTCAACTTCGCCCCGGAGAACATCTCGGTCGGGTGCGGCTCGGTCAGCCTCTGCCAGCAGCTCATTCAGATCACCTCGACCGTGGGCGACGAAGTGCTGTACGGCTGGCGCAGTTTCGAGATCTACCCGCTGCAGGTCCGCACCGCCGGCGCGACACCGGTGCAGGTACCGCTGAGCGACCACACCTTCGACCTGGACGCGATGCTGGCCGCGATCACCGAGCGCACCCGGCTGATCTTCGTGTGCAACCCGAACAATCCGACCAGCACCGTCGTCGACCCCGACGCACTGGCCCGGTTCGTCGAGGCGGTGCCGCCGCACATCATGGTGGTGCTCGACGAGGCCTACATCGAGTACATCCGCGACGACCTGGTACCCGACAGCTTCGGCCTGGTCCGCGCCCACAGCAATGTCGTTGTGCTGCGTACTTTTTCGAAGGCGTACGGGCTGGCCGGCCTCCGCATCGGCTACGCCGTGGCCGATCCGGAGATCATCACCGCGCTGAGCAAGGTCTACGTCCCGTTCACCGCGACCAGCGTGTCGCAGGCCGCCGCGGTCGCGTGCCTGGACGCTGCCGACGAGCTGCTGGAGCGCACCGACGCCGTCGTCGCCGAACGTCGCCGGGTCAGCGCGGCGCTGCGCGACGCCGGCTACGACCTGCCGCCCTCGCAGGCCAACTTCGTCTGGCTGCCGCTGGTCGGCCGGGCCCAGCAGTTCGCCGCCGATGCCGCCAACAGCCGCATCATCGTCCGCCCCTACGGTGAGGACGGGGTCCGCGTGACCGTCTCCGCACCCGAGGAGAACGACGCCTTCCTCGACTTCGCCCGACGCTGGATCACCGAACAGGAGACGCAACGATGA
- a CDS encoding DUF4334 domain-containing protein yields the protein MTSVRTARQTFSELTARTDRLSDAELDAFWATLAPATIDFMIGEWKGGEFDTGHKANGFMKRLNWFGKTFHSASDAKPLVCLDADGNKFSNTEAMNGEASLWVEEFRGEAVASMVYDGKPVHDHFKVVDDDAVIGIMNGKGALDTTSGTPRHLYFYLERV from the coding sequence ATGACGTCAGTACGAACCGCCCGCCAGACGTTCTCCGAGCTCACCGCCCGGACCGACCGGCTTTCCGACGCCGAGCTCGACGCGTTCTGGGCGACGCTGGCCCCCGCCACCATCGACTTCATGATCGGCGAGTGGAAGGGCGGCGAGTTCGACACCGGCCACAAGGCCAACGGCTTCATGAAGCGGCTCAACTGGTTTGGCAAGACGTTCCACTCGGCCTCCGATGCCAAACCCCTGGTCTGCCTCGATGCCGACGGCAACAAGTTCTCCAACACCGAGGCGATGAACGGCGAGGCCAGCCTGTGGGTGGAGGAGTTCCGCGGCGAGGCGGTCGCCTCGATGGTGTACGACGGCAAGCCGGTGCACGACCACTTCAAGGTCGTTGACGACGACGCCGTGATCGGCATCATGAACGGCAAAGGTGCGCTGGACACCACCTCGGGCACCCCCCGTCACCTGTACTTCTACCTGGAACGGGTCTAG
- a CDS encoding crotonase/enoyl-CoA hydratase family protein has product MGSAFESLAVDVADHVARVTLLGPGKGNAMGPAFWAELPVAFGELDADPDIRAIVLTGSGKNFSYGLDLAAMGDTLGPMMADGSSARPRADFHARLKTMQQSITAVADCRTPTIASVHGWCIGGGVDLISAVDIRYASADAKFSVREVKLAIVADVGSLARLPLILSDGHLRELALTGKDIDAARAEKIGLVNDVYDDAEASLAAAHATAAEIAANPPLTVQGVKDVLDEQRTAQVAASLRYVAAWNSAFLPSKDLSEGITAMFEKRPPSFTGE; this is encoded by the coding sequence ATGGGTAGTGCATTCGAATCGCTCGCCGTCGACGTCGCGGACCATGTCGCGCGGGTGACGCTGCTCGGACCAGGCAAGGGCAACGCCATGGGCCCCGCGTTCTGGGCCGAACTGCCGGTGGCCTTCGGCGAACTCGACGCCGACCCCGACATCCGCGCCATCGTGCTGACCGGCTCCGGCAAGAACTTCAGCTACGGCCTCGACCTGGCCGCGATGGGTGACACGCTGGGCCCGATGATGGCCGACGGCTCGTCGGCCAGACCGCGGGCCGACTTCCACGCCCGCCTCAAGACGATGCAGCAGTCGATCACCGCGGTGGCCGATTGCCGCACCCCGACCATCGCCTCCGTGCACGGATGGTGCATCGGCGGCGGTGTCGACCTGATCTCCGCGGTCGACATCCGCTACGCCAGCGCCGACGCGAAGTTCTCGGTGCGCGAGGTCAAGCTGGCGATCGTCGCCGACGTCGGTTCCCTGGCCCGGTTGCCGCTGATCCTGTCCGACGGGCACCTGCGCGAACTGGCGCTGACCGGCAAGGACATCGATGCCGCACGCGCCGAGAAGATTGGCCTGGTCAACGACGTCTACGACGACGCCGAGGCGTCTCTGGCGGCGGCGCATGCCACTGCCGCCGAGATCGCCGCGAACCCGCCGCTGACGGTCCAGGGCGTCAAGGATGTGCTCGACGAGCAGCGCACCGCCCAAGTGGCGGCGAGCCTGCGGTACGTGGCGGCATGGAACTCCGCGTTCCTGCCGTCGAAAGACCTCTCCGAGGGCATCACGGCGATGTTCGAGAAGCGGCCGCCCAGCTTCACCGGCGAGTAG
- a CDS encoding MFS transporter: MATALADRSSAQDVRKIALASYAGSAIEFYDFFIYGTAAALVFPTVFFPELGHVMATTASLGAFAAAFLARPIGAAVFGHYGDRIGRKQTLVVTLLLMGVATVGVGLIPSTASIGIAAPLLLITLRLVQGFAVGGEWAGAVLMTAEHAPPGRRGFYGMFTQLGLGSALVLSNLVFLVVYLAFGTTGSAFLQWGWRIPFLLSAVLIGIALIVRTRLEESPVFTESVTQSVHPGTPLTTLMRRQGRQVLLAGGAAICAPMLVFQAGTFFTHYAAEHMDYSTNLVLLVNVIGGLCAIGFAAISAILSDSHGRRRVTAFGFALAVPWAFAVFPLVESRHESVFVTAIVVTYALIGLCIGPLAAFLPEIFAAQYRYTGAALSHTMGCIIGGAVPPVISPILMASYGGGAIAAMMGGLALISFLCVLALPETVGLRGSTRR, translated from the coding sequence ATGGCAACTGCTCTCGCCGACCGCAGCTCGGCGCAGGACGTACGGAAGATCGCGCTGGCCAGCTATGCCGGCTCGGCGATCGAGTTCTACGACTTCTTCATCTATGGGACTGCCGCCGCGCTGGTGTTCCCGACGGTCTTCTTTCCCGAGCTCGGCCATGTGATGGCCACTACCGCGTCATTGGGCGCGTTCGCGGCGGCATTCCTGGCCAGGCCCATCGGCGCGGCGGTGTTCGGTCACTACGGTGACCGGATCGGCCGCAAGCAGACGCTCGTCGTCACGCTGCTGCTCATGGGGGTGGCCACCGTCGGGGTGGGGCTGATCCCCAGCACGGCCAGCATCGGAATCGCCGCGCCACTGCTGCTGATCACGCTGCGGCTGGTGCAGGGCTTCGCGGTCGGCGGCGAGTGGGCCGGCGCGGTCCTGATGACCGCCGAACATGCGCCGCCGGGCCGCCGCGGCTTCTACGGCATGTTCACCCAGCTCGGGTTGGGCTCGGCGCTGGTGCTGTCCAACCTCGTGTTCCTTGTCGTGTACCTCGCGTTCGGCACCACCGGTTCGGCCTTCCTGCAGTGGGGTTGGCGGATCCCCTTCCTGCTCAGTGCGGTGCTGATCGGGATCGCCCTGATCGTGCGGACCCGACTGGAGGAATCGCCGGTGTTCACCGAATCGGTGACGCAGTCGGTGCATCCCGGCACACCGCTGACCACGCTGATGCGTCGGCAGGGCCGCCAGGTGCTGCTGGCCGGCGGCGCCGCGATCTGCGCCCCGATGCTGGTGTTCCAGGCCGGGACGTTCTTCACCCACTATGCCGCCGAGCACATGGACTACTCGACCAACCTGGTGCTGCTGGTCAACGTCATCGGCGGGCTGTGCGCCATCGGGTTCGCCGCGATCTCGGCGATCCTGTCCGACAGCCACGGCCGGCGCCGCGTCACCGCGTTCGGGTTCGCACTGGCCGTGCCGTGGGCCTTCGCGGTCTTCCCGCTGGTCGAGTCGCGACATGAATCGGTGTTCGTCACCGCGATCGTCGTGACCTACGCGCTGATCGGCCTGTGTATCGGTCCACTGGCGGCGTTCCTGCCGGAGATCTTCGCCGCGCAGTACCGCTATACCGGCGCGGCGCTGTCGCACACCATGGGCTGCATCATCGGTGGTGCGGTACCGCCGGTGATCTCGCCGATCCTGATGGCGTCGTACGGAGGTGGGGCCATCGCCGCGATGATGGGCGGGCTGGCGCTGATCAGCTTCCTCTGTGTCCTCGCGCTGCCGGAGACGGTCGGACTCCGCGGGTCTACTCGCCGGTGA
- a CDS encoding MarR family winged helix-turn-helix transcriptional regulator: MEGIIGGRTASDTPGLDIAEQRAWQNFLDAALRMYATMNRSLSDEHGLTLNDVRLLDLLVKSPTGAARMGDVAESLMSLPSRVTRQIHRLEVQGLVTRGASPDDGRGVLASITPEGRTALAKAMQTYGDAVRVHFLDRLSRPQVTAMGENCRRISAGLKAGAPSAKIGRV; this comes from the coding sequence ATGGAGGGGATCATCGGGGGGCGCACGGCGAGCGATACGCCGGGGCTGGATATTGCAGAGCAACGGGCGTGGCAGAACTTTCTGGACGCCGCATTGCGGATGTACGCGACCATGAACAGGTCGCTGTCGGACGAACACGGGCTGACGCTCAACGATGTGCGGCTACTCGACCTGCTGGTCAAGTCGCCGACGGGAGCGGCCCGGATGGGTGACGTCGCAGAATCGCTGATGTCGTTGCCCAGCCGGGTGACGCGTCAGATCCATCGCCTGGAGGTGCAGGGTCTCGTGACCCGCGGCGCCAGTCCGGACGACGGCCGCGGCGTGCTCGCCAGCATCACTCCCGAGGGGAGAACGGCGTTGGCCAAGGCGATGCAGACCTACGGGGACGCGGTGCGCGTGCACTTCCTCGATCGGTTGAGCCGGCCACAGGTGACCGCGATGGGCGAGAACTGTCGTCGGATCAGCGCAGGACTGAAGGCCGGGGCGCCGTCCGCCAAAATCGGTCGCGTCTAG
- a CDS encoding NAD(P)H-quinone oxidoreductase, whose product MRAIVADSAGRLTWQSVPDISPAAGEVLIKVVAAGVNRADLMQAAGKYPPPPGASDILGLEVSGVIAGLGDGVRQWSQGQPVCALLAGGGYAEFVSVPAGQVLPVPAGVPLPHAAALPEVACTVWSNVVMAAGLTAPELLLIHGGASGVGTHAIQVARALGCRVVVTAGSRNKLELCAELGAEITIDYHDEDFVAKVRDEGSGNPGADVILDIMGASYLDRNIDALATGGRLVIIGMQGGAKAELNIGKLLAKRGSVIATALRARPVTGRGGKAEIVDRVVAEVWPLVADGLVRPVIGAEFPITEAQAAHELLDSGDVSGKVLLRVDI is encoded by the coding sequence ATGCGGGCGATCGTTGCGGACTCTGCAGGCAGGCTGACCTGGCAGTCTGTGCCAGACATCTCCCCGGCGGCGGGTGAAGTTCTCATCAAGGTCGTCGCCGCGGGGGTCAACCGCGCGGACCTGATGCAGGCTGCCGGCAAGTATCCGCCGCCTCCCGGAGCCAGCGACATCCTCGGTCTTGAGGTCTCCGGGGTGATCGCCGGCCTCGGGGACGGGGTTCGGCAGTGGTCGCAGGGGCAACCCGTCTGCGCTTTGCTGGCCGGGGGCGGTTACGCCGAATTCGTGTCCGTTCCGGCCGGGCAGGTGCTGCCGGTGCCTGCCGGCGTCCCGCTGCCGCACGCCGCCGCGCTACCGGAGGTCGCATGCACGGTGTGGTCCAACGTGGTGATGGCCGCGGGGCTGACCGCACCCGAGCTGCTCCTGATCCACGGCGGCGCCAGCGGTGTCGGCACGCATGCCATCCAGGTGGCGCGGGCGCTGGGCTGCCGGGTCGTCGTCACCGCGGGCTCGCGCAACAAGCTGGAGCTGTGTGCCGAGCTGGGCGCCGAGATCACCATCGACTATCACGATGAGGACTTCGTGGCGAAGGTGCGCGACGAGGGCTCGGGGAATCCGGGTGCCGACGTGATCCTCGACATCATGGGCGCCTCCTATCTGGACCGCAACATCGACGCCCTCGCCACCGGCGGCAGGCTGGTGATCATCGGCATGCAGGGCGGCGCCAAGGCCGAGCTCAACATCGGCAAACTACTGGCCAAGCGGGGCAGCGTCATCGCCACCGCCCTTAGGGCACGTCCGGTGACCGGACGCGGCGGCAAAGCCGAGATCGTCGACCGCGTCGTCGCCGAGGTCTGGCCGTTGGTCGCCGACGGACTGGTCCGTCCCGTCATCGGCGCCGAGTTCCCGATCACCGAGGCCCAAGCCGCCCACGAGCTACTGGACTCAGGCGACGTGTCGGGCAAAGTCCTTCTGCGCGTTGATATCTGA
- a CDS encoding cysteine desulfurase-like protein, producing the protein MAYDVARVRGLHPSLGDGWVHMDPQNGMLLPDSVGRAVSTAFRGSIPTTSSAHPAARRSAAVLAAARQAVADLVNADPAGVVLGADRAVLLTSLADAASGRVGLGYELVVTRLDDEANIAPWLRAANRFGAKVKWAEVDIESGELPTWQWESLVTRPTRLVAITSASSTLGTVTELREVTKLVHEVGGLVVVDHSAAAPYRLIDIEEIEADVVAVNALAWGGPPIGALVFRDPSIIDAFGSVSLNPDATGAERLELGAHQFGMLAGVVASIEYLAALDDSAQGARRERLSVSIQSATAYLSGLFDYLLTSLKSLPTVTVIGSPELRIPVLTFAIENVPAERVVQRLADNGILAIANASARVLDLIGVNDVGGAVTIGLAHYSTAAEVDQLVRALASLG; encoded by the coding sequence ATGGCATACGACGTCGCCCGGGTGCGTGGACTGCACCCCTCGCTGGGCGATGGCTGGGTGCATATGGACCCCCAGAACGGCATGCTGCTGCCTGACTCCGTGGGGCGGGCGGTGTCGACGGCGTTCCGTGGTTCGATACCCACCACATCCAGCGCGCACCCGGCCGCGAGGCGCAGCGCGGCTGTCCTGGCCGCGGCGCGTCAGGCCGTGGCGGACCTGGTCAACGCGGATCCGGCGGGCGTGGTCCTCGGCGCCGACAGGGCAGTGCTGCTGACCTCGCTCGCCGACGCTGCGTCGGGCCGGGTGGGCCTGGGCTACGAGCTGGTGGTGACGCGCCTCGACGACGAGGCCAACATCGCACCGTGGTTGCGTGCGGCCAACCGTTTCGGCGCCAAGGTCAAGTGGGCCGAGGTGGACATCGAGAGCGGCGAGCTGCCCACGTGGCAGTGGGAGAGCCTGGTGACCCGGCCGACGCGTCTGGTCGCAATCACTTCTGCGTCTTCGACATTGGGCACGGTGACCGAACTGCGCGAGGTGACCAAACTGGTGCACGAGGTCGGCGGCCTCGTGGTCGTCGACCACTCCGCGGCGGCGCCGTACCGGCTGATCGACATCGAGGAGATCGAGGCCGACGTGGTGGCGGTGAACGCGCTGGCGTGGGGCGGCCCGCCGATCGGCGCGCTGGTCTTCCGCGATCCGAGCATCATCGACGCGTTCGGGTCGGTGTCACTGAACCCAGACGCCACCGGCGCCGAGCGGCTCGAATTGGGCGCGCACCAGTTCGGCATGCTGGCAGGCGTGGTGGCGAGCATCGAATACCTTGCTGCACTTGACGACTCCGCACAGGGCGCGCGCCGCGAGCGTCTCTCGGTGTCGATACAGTCGGCGACGGCCTATCTGAGCGGACTGTTCGACTATCTGCTCACGTCGTTGAAGTCGTTGCCGACGGTCACGGTGATCGGGAGCCCGGAGCTGCGGATCCCGGTGCTGACGTTCGCCATCGAGAACGTGCCCGCCGAGCGCGTCGTGCAGCGGTTGGCCGACAACGGCATCCTGGCGATCGCCAACGCCAGCGCACGTGTGCTCGACCTCATCGGCGTCAACGACGTCGGCGGAGCGGTGACCATCGGACTGGCGCACTACAGCACCGCCGCCGAGGTCGATCAGCTGGTGCGGGCTCTCGCCTCGCTGGGCTGA
- a CDS encoding bacterial proteasome activator family protein, whose amino-acid sequence MSTNSDDDNIEIIGSGGMAGDDDLERADGKSLTDLVEQPAKVMRIGTMIKQLLEEVRAAPLDEASRGRLRDIHRTSIHELEEGLAPELRDELERLTLPFTEDSVPSDSELRIAQAQLVGWLEGLFHGIQTALFAQQMAARQQLEQMRQGALPPGVGVPGQRGGPGHPGTGQYL is encoded by the coding sequence ATGTCTACCAATTCCGACGACGACAACATCGAGATCATCGGCAGTGGCGGTATGGCCGGCGATGACGACCTCGAGCGCGCCGACGGCAAGTCGCTGACCGACCTGGTCGAGCAGCCCGCCAAGGTGATGCGGATCGGCACGATGATCAAGCAGCTGCTGGAGGAGGTGCGCGCCGCACCGCTCGACGAGGCGAGCCGCGGCCGGCTGCGCGACATCCACCGCACCAGCATCCACGAACTCGAGGAAGGTCTGGCCCCCGAGCTGCGCGATGAGCTGGAGCGGCTGACGCTGCCGTTCACGGAGGACTCGGTGCCGTCGGACTCCGAGCTGCGGATCGCCCAGGCCCAGCTGGTCGGCTGGCTGGAAGGGCTGTTCCACGGCATCCAGACCGCCCTGTTCGCCCAGCAGATGGCCGCACGGCAGCAGCTGGAGCAGATGCGCCAGGGCGCGTTGCCTCCCGGTGTGGGCGTGCCCGGCCAGCGGGGCGGCCCCGGACACCCCGGCACCGGCCAGTACCTGTGA
- the wzt gene encoding galactan export ABC transporter ATP-binding subunit Wzt/RfbE, translated as MTQPVEPHIETRNAWVEFPIFDAKTRSLKKAFLGKAGGAIGRNDSNVVVIEALRDITMSLKMGDRVGLVGHNGAGKSTLLRLLSGIYEPTRGVATVQGRVAPVFDLGVGMDPEISGFENIIIRGLFLGQTRKQMMSKVDEIAEFTELGDYLSMPLRTYSTGMRVRLAMGVVTSIDPEILLLDEGIGAVDADFLKKAQTRLASLVERSGILVFASHSNEFLARLCNTAMWIDHGTIKMEGGIEDVVRAYEGEDAARHVREVLKETAHTHD; from the coding sequence GTGACACAACCCGTCGAGCCACACATCGAGACCCGTAACGCGTGGGTCGAGTTCCCGATCTTCGACGCCAAGACGCGCTCGCTGAAGAAGGCGTTCCTCGGCAAGGCCGGCGGGGCGATCGGGCGCAACGACTCCAACGTCGTCGTCATCGAAGCGCTGCGCGACATCACGATGTCGCTCAAGATGGGCGACCGCGTCGGCCTCGTCGGACACAACGGTGCCGGCAAGTCGACACTGCTGCGGCTCCTGTCGGGCATCTACGAACCCACCCGAGGGGTGGCGACGGTGCAGGGCCGGGTGGCTCCGGTGTTCGACCTGGGCGTCGGGATGGACCCTGAGATCTCCGGTTTCGAGAACATCATCATCCGCGGCCTGTTCCTCGGGCAGACGCGCAAGCAGATGATGAGCAAGGTCGACGAGATCGCCGAGTTCACCGAGCTGGGCGACTATCTGTCGATGCCGCTACGCACCTACTCCACCGGCATGCGGGTGCGCCTGGCCATGGGCGTGGTCACCAGCATCGACCCCGAGATCCTGCTGCTCGACGAGGGCATCGGCGCCGTCGACGCCGACTTCCTCAAGAAGGCGCAGACTCGGTTGGCCAGCCTGGTCGAGCGGTCCGGAATCCTGGTGTTCGCCAGCCATTCCAACGAGTTCCTGGCCCGGCTGTGCAACACGGCGATGTGGATCGACCACGGCACCATCAAGATGGAGGGCGGCATCGAGGACGTCGTGCGGGCCTACGAGGGCGAAGACGCCGCCCGGCACGTGCGCGAGGTGCTCAAGGAAACGGCGCACACGCATGACTGA
- the glfT1 gene encoding galactofuranosyltransferase GlfT1 produces the protein MTEQVIAVVVTHRRPDELAKSLDAVCAQSRPPDHLIVVDNDHDERVRDLVAGQPVQTTYLGSRRNLGGAGGFALGMLHALSLGADWVWLADDDGRPQNSEVLPTLLACAEKYHLAEVSPMICDLDDPERLAFPLRRGLSWRRRVSELRIESELPDLMPGIAHLFNGALFRAETLEATGVPDLRLFFRGDETEVHRRLLRTGLPFGTCLTAVYLHPQGGDEFKPILGGRMHTQYPDNPTKRYFTYRNRGYLQSQPGMRKLVPQEWLRFGWYFLVSRRDPAGFGEWIRLRRLGRRERFTRE, from the coding sequence ATGACTGAGCAGGTTATTGCGGTGGTGGTCACCCATCGCCGTCCCGACGAACTCGCCAAATCGCTGGACGCGGTCTGCGCACAGAGCAGGCCTCCCGACCATTTGATCGTCGTGGACAACGACCACGACGAACGCGTCCGTGATCTGGTTGCCGGCCAGCCCGTTCAGACCACCTATCTGGGTTCCCGCCGAAACCTGGGCGGCGCAGGCGGTTTCGCCCTCGGCATGCTGCACGCGTTGAGCCTGGGCGCCGACTGGGTGTGGCTGGCCGACGACGACGGCAGGCCACAGAACAGCGAAGTGCTGCCGACGCTGCTGGCCTGCGCCGAGAAATACCATCTGGCGGAGGTCTCGCCGATGATCTGCGACCTCGACGACCCCGAGCGTCTCGCGTTCCCGCTGCGGCGCGGGCTGTCGTGGCGCCGGCGGGTCAGCGAGCTCCGGATCGAATCCGAGCTGCCCGACCTGATGCCGGGTATCGCGCACCTGTTCAACGGGGCTCTGTTCCGTGCGGAGACCCTGGAAGCCACCGGGGTGCCCGATCTGCGGTTGTTCTTCCGCGGTGACGAGACCGAAGTGCACCGGCGACTGCTGCGCACCGGGTTGCCGTTCGGCACGTGCCTGACCGCCGTCTATCTACACCCTCAGGGCGGCGACGAGTTCAAGCCGATCCTCGGCGGTCGAATGCACACGCAGTATCCGGACAACCCGACGAAGCGGTACTTCACCTACCGCAACCGCGGCTACCTGCAATCCCAACCGGGGATGCGCAAGCTGGTGCCGCAGGAATGGTTGAGATTCGGCTGGTACTTCCTGGTGTCACGACGCGATCCCGCCGGTTTCGGTGAATGGATTCGACTGCGCCGCTTGGGCCGACGCGAGAGGTTCACACGAGAATGA